In a single window of the Tigriopus californicus strain San Diego chromosome 2, Tcal_SD_v2.1, whole genome shotgun sequence genome:
- the LOC131893517 gene encoding ER membrane protein complex subunit 8/9 homolog, producing the protein MSSSETSGEPALSFSCRAYAKMALHAAKYPHCAVNGVLLASKAQIKSLSTSSSSSSPKMLVVDAIPLSHQSRGLSPMLEMGLALTESLAEQEGLGVVGVYHVNELFHDISEDSFMKEVGKKIAENMSFSLVVTVDNQKLSLVMESHALIVRQCSGDKLKDVQDIILEGPTLEVVSTLLQRKNQALLNDFDNHLDDMGCDILNRDLNSVILQCLERLD; encoded by the coding sequence ATGTCTAGTTCAGAGACTTCAGGAGAGCCGGCTTTAAGTTTCTCGTGTCGAGCTTATGCCAAGATGGCTTTGCATGCGGCCAAGTATCCGCATTGTGCCGTGAACGGTGTTCTCCTGGCGTCCAAAGCTCAGATCAAGAGCCTCTCCACAtcatcttcgtcgtcttctcCCAAAATGCTCGTGGTGGATGCCATCCCGTTGTCCCATCAATCCCGGGGTCTTTCGCCCATGCTGGAAATGGGCTTGGCCCTGACTGAGAGCCTGGCCGAACAGGAGGGTCTAGGGGTGGTGGGCGTGTATCATGTGAACGAGCTCTTTCACGACATTTCCGAGGATAGCTTCATGAAGGAGGTAGGCAAGAAGATTGCCGAGAACATGTCCTTCTCCCTAGTAGTCACGGTGGATAATCAGAAACTGAGTTTGGTCATGGAGAGTCACGCCCTGATTGTGCGCCAGTGCAGTGGCGATAAGCTCAAGGATGTGCAGGATATCATTTTGGAAGGGCCCACTTTGGAGGTTGTGAGCACATTGCTCCAGCGGAAGAATCAGGCCCTTCTGAATGATTTCGATAACCATTTAGATGACATGGGGTGTGACATTTTGAATCGAGATCTCAACTCCGTCATTCTTCAGTGTTTGGAACGACTGGATTAA
- the LOC131893011 gene encoding dynein regulatory complex protein 1-like encodes MPDRNKLLITRIPGTLLLSPNEKMASKGLPDEVRLWDIDHANLQDRIEARRERISKRISAAKRLTQMIKVQNIFGSGLPNYDEDLEPAGNYVQFQKAKTEKLTNELLSNGCEMMDNVRLAADRLQIQHRDRVERRDQVIKQIMEQDIADTELEFEQIQQRWPDTDVAKNAPTDLFTKIMEQKQACNALLEKRNDLIAGLEDELQDSDDQYQVLIEEYHENISVLAARMEQLLQTFENMARSENIKLEEAFEREINEKRAEQDEEWQKDLDQVKTYSIETMEQRLATLQSNEEELDRTILEDAEAFTIIKHDLEDKVNLLSDQVQLICSVNSLNEERLDYEIHVLRKHEEEIGLVKADQKRKITSLQDTINKLKVRVAEVQKKTIKGEEALHEKIGDIKKQLQKLERMSRMNSMVTLRKQNDLVNMARDNSLEKIKHIVESDQQLQSLYTANGTLRVKLYLEPLFNIRSSMSSSNAQRIRPKTANLERRNRPSSDSHGLQLRRRSPSQEQSFVSDRRSSKDLLDMKTALSNLVHEASFLVEENLNLLVEADDVTPDEKNLFKLDSILNTIGVQGEDEVLDVIQSFEKNPTVSMKDNVLKVIRKHIEQSKRTSDLRVSPLTPGSLSSSRGSSARRVAHLYDNLPDMIRDWTKMRESFNEFQSSERSEMIKSLNQDYKVVLKIEQLDKEQVKLDRQVRELADIARKFGYYGDLEFSGC; translated from the exons ATGCCGGATCGGAATAAGTTATTGATCACTCGGATTCCGGGAACATTATTGTTGagcccaaatgaaaaaatggccTCGAAAGGATTGCCGGATGAAGTCAGACTGTGGGATATCGACCATGCCAATCTCCAGGATCGAATTGAGGCCAGACGAGAACGGATTTCGAAACGGATCTCGGCCGCCAAACGACTGACCCAGATGATCAAGGTTCAGAATATATTCGGCAGTGGATTGCCCAACTATGATGAAGATCTCGAACCCGCGGGCAATTATGTTCAG tttcaaaaagcCAAGACGGAAAAACTGACGAACGAGCTCCTTTCCAATGGATGTGAAATGATGGACAATGTGCGGTTAGCCGCTGACCGCCTCCAGATTCAACATCGAGATCGCGTTGAGAGACGAGATCAGGTCATCAAACAAATCATGGAGCAGGATATCGCGGACACCGAATTGGAATTCGAGCAAATCCAACAGAGATGGCCGGACACAGATGTGGCCAA AAATGCTCCCACGGATCTGTTCACGAAGATAATGGAGCAAAAGCAGGCCTGCAATGCTTTATTGGAAAAGCGCAATGATCTCATCGCGGGTTTAGAGGACGAGCTCCAGGATTCTGATGATCAATATCAGGTCTTGATCGAGGAGTACCATGAAAATATATCTGTATTGGCTGCCCGGATGGAGCAGCTTCTACAGACATTTGAGAACATGGCGCGGTCggaaaacatcaaattggaGGAGGCCTTTGAGCGGGAAATTAATGAGAAAAGAGCGGAACAGGATGAGGAGTGGCAAAAAGACTTGGATCAAGTCAAGACATATTCGATCGAGACCATGGAGCAACGTTTAGCCACTCTGCAGAGCAATGAGGAGGAACTTGACCGGACTATCTTGGAAGATGCTGAGGCGTTCACCATCATTAAACATGACCTCGAGGACAAGGTCAATCTCCTGTCCGATCAAGTTCAACTCATATGCTCGGTCAACTCTTTGAACGAG GAGCGCCTGGACTACGAAATCCATGTGCTTCGAAAGCACGAAGAAGAAATCGGTTTGGTGAAGGCGGATCAAAAGCGGAAAATTACCTCTCTGCAAGACACTATCAACAAGTTGAAGGTGAGGGTCGCCGAAGTCCAAAAAAAGACCATCAAAGGAGAGGAAGCACTTCACGAGAAGATCGGGGATATCAAGAAACAGTTGCAAAAATTGGAGCGAATGAGCCGCATGAATAGTATGGTCACTCTGCGGAAGCAAAATGATCTTGTTAACATGGCAAGGGACAACAGTTTGGAGAAGATCAAGCACATCGTGGAGAGCGACCAACAACTTCAAAGTCTCTACACCGCGAATGGAACACTGAGAGTGAAACTCTACCTGGAACCACTTTTCAACATAAGAAGTTCCATGAGCTCTTCAAATGCCCAACGAATTAGGCCCAAGACCGCCAATTTAGAGCGGCGAAATCGTCCATCGTCGGATTCTCATGGTTTGCAATTGCGTCGAAGGTCCCCCTCCCAAGAGCAATCATTCGTGTCTGATCGCCGATCATCCAAGGACCTCCTAGATATGAAAACCGCTTTATCCAATCTCGTTCACGAGGCCAGTTTCTTGGTGGAGGAAAATCTGAATCTCTTGGTGGAGGCTGACGATGTGACCCCAGACGAGAAGAACCTTTTTAAGCTCGATTCGATTCTGAATACCATTGGAGTACAAGGCGAGGACGAGGTCCTGGATGTGATCCaaagctttgaaaagaatCCCACCGTTTCCATGAAGGATAACGTTCTCAAGGTGATTCGGAAGCACATCGAACAATCAAAGCGGACGTCTGACCTCAGGGTATCGCCATTGACACCGGGTTCTTTGTCCAGCAGTCGGGGATCTTCTGCCCGTCGAGTGGCCCACTTGTACGACAATCTTCCGGACATGATCCGAGATTGGACCAAGATGCGCGAGAGTTTCAATGAGTTTCAATCGTCGGAGCGTTCGGAGATGATCAAGAGCCTCAATCAGGATTACAAGGTGGTCCTCAAGATAGAACAATTGGACAAGGAgcaagtcaaacttgaccGTCAAGTGCGGGAATTGGCAGACATTGCCAGGAAATTTGGCTACTATGGAGACTTGGAATTTTCCGGTTGCTGA
- the LOC131893010 gene encoding nicastrin-like, translating to MLVRGFLTGLLLALLAALATGKRLKDRMYQPLITHGFCFRRTNGTHQFGCSNSMGGDVGVVHVLFAESDLDWMLEQGPHWPYMAVVRPSLFTGANVERMKRSGKIAGIVVVMNEALANDAPDGYSDDQSCPNQLSSLYWDSQGQCDPDEAPWNPNGSGMLLESFDFPIFLTRHENTTQFLLEDCFNAFNKPHEDGSARDWPLCAVELDAHMYSAVSTETCLRRSNLVNTLNPVKFCDELGDFSYFTFLKAENTSDPSIVEEDQSVIVVSSQLDSITLFDLNEFGADSPITSIVALLETARLLAVNPPDFQGDVSNILFSLLFGEAFDYMASQRLVYDMAENQFPRKYDAEKYPHGQKPLFNVTRINQIVEIGQLFNQKSGQKVFAHTDTEFQGQELLNDLLSAARRHQLDLSAATVSPSKGLPPASSQSILKAQRDIPAMVITDFDDQYTNPYYHSLFDRPKSNLNYDHDQGPDQEVVQHIGRVASTLADYLFEKASSSRARVPTFQANYTLVNELLYCYLVKPACPLFLAVANKETPPFYDPFPIDPFPQYVGVDIKTQFHGIFSHHLLAYFTGEIVEELTNNLEDCQAPDDQDVFSYMFLKGESAPSNWTGEKPCNESVSCGYCFKTLSFRKESKSPAFVIEGYDFKSLNYSSWAESVWKSVNARIFLKGAPSLEAGFFAIGVIVFVFSLVIVFWLNRHASEIFEPGTRTNSTESSATTVSTAGGAAGRPIAL from the coding sequence ATGTTAGTTCGTGGGTTTCTCACGGGTTTGCTGCTGGCTCTTTTAGCCGCATTGGCCACGGGCAAACGCCTCAAAGATCGCATGTATCAACCGCTCATCACCCACGGCTTCTGTTTTCGTCGCACCAATGGAACGCATCAATTTGGATGCTCTAACAGCATGGGCGGGGATGTGGGCGTGGTGCATGTGCTCTTCGCCGAATCCGACTTGGATTGGATGTTGGAACAGGGCCCGCATTGGCCGTATATGGCCGTGGTGCGGCCCAGTTTATTTACGGGTGCGAATGTGGAGCGAATGAAGCGTTCGGGTAAAATTGCCGGGATCGTGGTTGTGATGAATGAGGCCTTGGCCAATGATGCTCCGGATGGATATTCGGATGATCAGTCGTGTCCCAACCAACTCAGCAGTCTTTACTGGGATTCCCAGGGGCAATGCGATCCGGACGAGGCGCCCTGGAATCCCAACGGTTCCGGGATGCTCTTGGAGAGTTTTGATTTCCCGATTTTCCTCACTCGCCACGAGAACACAACGCAGTTCTTGTTGGAAGATTGCTTCAACGCCTTTAATAAACCGCACGAGGATGGCTCGGCCCGTGATTGGCCTTTGTGTGCCGTGGAACTGGATGCCCACATGTACTCGGCCGTGTCCACGGAAACTTGCCTCAGACGAAGCAACTTGGTCAACACGCTGAATCCGGTGAAATTCTGTGACGAACTCGGGGATTTTAGTTACTTCACGTTCTTGAAAGCCGAAAACACGAGTGATCCCAGTATAGTCGAGGAGGACCAATCGGTCATCGTGGTCTCGTCTCAACTGGATTCGATCACTTTGTTCGATCTCAACGAATTTGGAGCGGATTCACCCATTACCTCCATCGTGGCGCTTCTGGAGACCGCGCGATTATTGGCGGTCAATCCGCCCGATTTTCAAGGGGACGTGTCCAACATCTTGTTTTCCCTCCTCTTTGGAGAGGCCTTTGATTATATGGCTTCTCAAAGGCTGGTTTATGACATGGCTGAGAATCAGTTCCCGAGGAAATATGATGCGGAAAAATATCCTCACGGTCAGAAACCGCTCTTTAATGTGACCCGAATCAATCAGATCGTGGAAATTGGGCAgttgttcaatcaaaaaagcGGCCAGAAGGTATTCGCTCATACGGACACTGAATTTCAAGGGCAAGAATTGCTGAACGATCTACTGAGTGCGGCTCGGCGTCATCAGTTGGATCTGAGTGCGGCCACAGTCAGTCCAAGCAAAGGACTCCCGCCCGCATCGAGTCAATCCATTTTGAAGGCCCAAAGAGACATTCCGGCCATGGTTATCACGGATTTTGATGACCAATACACCAACCCGTATTACCACAGTCTCTTTGATCGTCCCAAATCGAATCTGAATTATGACCATGATCAAGGTCCGGATCAAGAGGTAGTCCAGCACATTGGAAGAGTGGCCAGCACCTTGGCCGACTATCTCTTCGAAAAAGCCTCTTCGTCCAGAGCGCGGGTGCCCACGTTCCAAGCCAACTACACCTTGGTCAACGAGTTGCTGTATTGTTACCTGGTAAAGCCGGCCTGTCCGTTGTTTCTGGCCGTGGCCAACAAAGAAACCCCGCCGTTCTATGACCCCTTTCCCATTGACCCTTTTCCCCAATACGTAGGAGTGGATATCAAAACCCAGTTCCACGGGATCTTCTCCCATCATCTCTTGGCCTATTTTACCGGCGAGATTGTCGAAGAGCTCACCAACAACCTCGAGGACTGCCAAGCTCCAGATGATCAGGACGTGTTCAGTTACATGTTCCTCAAAGGCGAATCCGCCCCCAGTAACTGGACGGGCGAAAAGCCGTGCAACGAGAGTGTTAGTTGCGGCTATTGCTTCAAGACCTTGTCATTCCGCAAGGAGTCCAAAAGTCCGGCCTTTGTCATTGAAGGCTACGATTTCAAGTCTCTGAACTATTCCAGTTGGGCCGAGTCCGTTTGGAAGAGTGTGAACGCAAGGATCTTCCTGAAAGGGGCGCCTTCGTTGGAGGCGGGTTTCTTTGCCATTGGGGTGATTGTGTTTGTATTCAGTTTAGTCATCGTGTTCTGGTTGAACCGACACGCTTCGGAGATTTTTGAGCCGGGAACCAGGACAAACTCCACAGAGAGTAGTGCTACCACCGTGTCAACCGCAGGAGGAGCTGCCGGACGTCCTATTGCCCTGTGA
- the LOC131893012 gene encoding protein tramtrack, alpha isoform-like has translation MEEEYMLKWRDYQSNFFSLAEELYLNEFLTDVTLCCKNQYFEAHRLVLSVCSPYFHSLFTQAYHSHPLKHPIIFLKDVKPLEMERLLQFIYYGEVKVPNSEIEAFIQAASSLNIRGLSSLQKPRRDSEGATSTAAAAAAATTRTATTPASANPTPIRDEQQQQPQTTPSPHASTSRHTMPLADYNKSSPLKKRKRRHSYFQNTIASPPPLENKDIPAPHHPTSHYSIPLVREQKQEKSLNLSTKRSPNRDEEPDSKPNSISGMDPLDEQQSRVISLKREDEHCRLNDGEEEERGVSPPPSQYESVTIIPDLQSTSANALYRASSNSNRPAATPRILPPNEPRKSGTCYFCKKAFMKNKQLMNHVCPKKPKAVNPGSTSPVTGGK, from the coding sequence ATGGAGGAGGAGTATATGCTCAAGTGGCGGGATTATCAGTCCAACTTTTTCTCCCTGGCTGAAGAGCTCTACTTGAACGAGTTTCTGACAGATGTCACACTCTGCTGCAAGAATCAATACTTCGAAGCCCACCGCTTGGTTCTCTCCGTGTGCAGTCCTTATTTCCATTCATTATTTACCCAGGCTTATCACAGTCACCCACTCAAGCATCCCATCATCTTCCTCAAGGATGTTAAGCCCCTGGAGATGGAACGCTTGCTCCAATTCATCTACTACGGAGAGGTCAAAGTCCCCAATTCAGAGATCGAAGCTTTCATTCAGGCGGCCTCGAGTTTGAACATACGCGGACTGAGTTCGTTACAAAAACCCCGAAGAGATTCAGAAGGCGCCACttcaacagcagcagcagcagcagcagcaacaacaagaacagcaacaacaccGGCATCTGCTAACCCCACGCCCATTCGtgatgaacaacaacaacaaccacaaacCACGCCCAGCCCCCATGCATCCACCTCGAGACATACCATGCCTCTCGCGGATTACAACAAAAGTTCCCCGCTGAAGAAGCGCAAGCGTCGCCATTCCTATTTCCAAAACACGATCGCTTCGCCACCACCAttggagaacaaagacattCCCGCCCCTCATCATCCAACCTCCCATTATTCAATACCTTTGGTCCGGGAGCAGAAACAAGAGAAGAGCTTAAATCTCTCCACCAAACGGTCCCCCAATCGGGACGAAGAGCCCGATTCGAAACCCAACAGTATTTCCGGTATGGATCCCCTTGACGAGCAGCAATCTCGGGTGATCTCGTTGAAGCGGGAAGATGAGCATTGCAGGTTAAATGACggcgaggaggaggagagaggGGTGTCACCACCGCCATCCCAGTATGAAAGTGTGACCATCATCCCCGATCTTCAGTCCACGTCGGCCAACGCCCTCTACCGGGCATCCTCCAATTCCAATCGACCTGCGGCCACGCCCCGAATCTTGCCGCCTAATGAGCCGCGCAAATCGGGGACTTGCTATTTCTGCAAGAAGGCGTTCATGAAGAACAAACAGCTCATGAACCACGTGTGTCCCAAGAAACCGAAGGCAGTCAATCCAGGATCCACAAGTCCGGTGACTGGCGGTAAATAG